One genomic segment of Scophthalmus maximus strain ysfricsl-2021 chromosome 3, ASM2237912v1, whole genome shotgun sequence includes these proteins:
- the arhgef3l gene encoding rho guanine nucleotide exchange factor (GEF) 3, like isoform X1, protein MEVDEMGETRTSWSAVPAGTHTILCDHAAKKRKQDPAPEPVIRITEDEEEEEEEEEGEMMCDHMKDSEEPSTKRVKPVAKSNSLTGVITPTKTPALKRIGQSISRSISFRTEARPLPPTPLRSRAKPSSFPRRRNSQCWSDTVESHDLTAKEIKRQEVIYELTQGERQLIEDLSLVKKVYYEPMLKLEIMTESELGQIFGTLDSLIPLHEDLLSRLERLRGSEKTVGQVGPTLLHWFPCLEAYVTYCCNQVGAKALLDQKKHEKRVEHFLRLCQESSFSRKLDLWNFLDLPRSRLVKYPLLLKEIQKCTPPDHPDEDTLPDALELVQSIVAEVNKKTGEAECQFYRRGLTYLEESQRLPEIRQSRFLFCHGELKNNKGQRLHVFLFELALVLTRPGEDREGGQLFHVYRQPLPNALINLEEIPDGEPAGGGTFRGAFTGGNDKVKNCFRVSSRGRSKAHPYSLQANDSFSKQQWITCLRQAIVQSRDRTAQTSQSQLSPPPDPALYHIAELSLSSDTEMTDHTSR, encoded by the exons atggaAGTGGATGAAATGGGTGAAACAAGGACTTCCTG GTCTGCGGTGCCTGCCGGGACGCACACCATCCTCTGTGACCATGCTGCG aagaagagaaaacaagacCCGGCTCCTGAACCTGTGATCAGAATCACAGAG gatgaagaggaggaggaggaggaggaggagggcgaaaTGATGTGCGACCACATGAAGGATTCAGAA GAGCCCAGTACTAAAAGGGTCAAACCTGTGGCCAAGTCCAACAGCCTAACAGGTGTCATAACCCCGACAAAGACCCCTGCTCTGAAACGCATCGGACAGTCCATTTCG CGGTCTATTAGTTTTCGCACAGAGGCTCGACCTTTGCCCCCGACTCCCCTGCGCTCGAGAGCGAAGCCCTCGTCGTTTCCACGCCGGCGCAACAGCCAATGCTGGAGTGACACCGTGGAGAGCCATGACCTCACTGCAAAGGAGATCAAACGTCAAGAG GTTATCTACGAGCTGACTCAGGGAGAGCGGCAGCTGATCGAGGACCTCAGTCTGGTTAAGAAG GTTTACTATGAGCCCATGCTGAAGTTGGAAATCATGACAGAGAGTGAACTTGGACAGATCTTTGGAACACTGGactccctcatccctctccacGAAG ATCTCCTGAGTCGTCTGGAGCGGCTGAGGGGATCGGAGAAGACGGTCGGACAGGTGGGGCCCACTCTGTTGCACTGG TTCCCTTGCCTGGAGGCCTACGTCACATACTGCTGTAACCAAGTGGGGGCCAAAGCCCTGCTGGACCAGAAGAAGCACGAGAAGAGAGTGGAGCACTTCCTGCGCTTGTGCCAAGAGTCCTCGTTCAGCAGGAAGCTGGACCTGTGGAACTTTCTGGATCTCCCCCGGAGCCGTTTGGTCAAATACCCGCTGCTGCTGAAAGAGATACAGAAGTGCACGCCTCCAGATCACCCTGACGAGGACACGTTGCCCGATGCC TTGGAGCTCGTCCAGAGCATCGTGGCCGAGGTGAACAAGAAGACCGGGGAGGCTGAGTGTCAGTTCTACAGGCGGGGTCTCACATACCTGGAAGAGAGCCAGAGGCTGCCGGAGATCCGGCAGTCACGCTTCCTCTTCTGCCATGGAGAGCTCAAGAACAACAAGGGCCAG CGGCTGCATGTGTTCCTGTTTGAGTTGGCTCTGGTGCTGACCAGACcgggggaggacagagagggaggccaGTTGTTCCATGTGTACAGACAGCCTCTTCCCAATGCCTTGATAAATCTGGAAGAGATCCCAGACGGGGAGCCGGCTGGAGGTGGCACCTTCAGAGGAGCCTTCACTGGGGGGAATGATAAAg TGAAGAACTGTTTCCgtgtgagcagcagagggcgctcCAAAGCTCACCCCTACAGCCTGCAGGCCAACGACTCCTTCAGCAAGCAGCAGTGGATCACCTGCCTGCGCCAGGCCATTGTCCAGTCACGGGACCGCACTGCTCAGACCAGCCAGTCGCAGCTCTCCCCTCCGCCCGATCCCGCCCTGTATCACATCGCTGAGCTCAGCCTCAGCTCGGACACAGAAATGACAGACCACACCAGTCGCTGA
- the arhgef3l gene encoding rho guanine nucleotide exchange factor (GEF) 3, like isoform X2 — protein MEVDEMGETRTSWSAVPAGTHTILCDHAAKRKQDPAPEPVIRITEDEEEEEEEEEGEMMCDHMKDSEEPSTKRVKPVAKSNSLTGVITPTKTPALKRIGQSISRSISFRTEARPLPPTPLRSRAKPSSFPRRRNSQCWSDTVESHDLTAKEIKRQEVIYELTQGERQLIEDLSLVKKVYYEPMLKLEIMTESELGQIFGTLDSLIPLHEDLLSRLERLRGSEKTVGQVGPTLLHWFPCLEAYVTYCCNQVGAKALLDQKKHEKRVEHFLRLCQESSFSRKLDLWNFLDLPRSRLVKYPLLLKEIQKCTPPDHPDEDTLPDALELVQSIVAEVNKKTGEAECQFYRRGLTYLEESQRLPEIRQSRFLFCHGELKNNKGQRLHVFLFELALVLTRPGEDREGGQLFHVYRQPLPNALINLEEIPDGEPAGGGTFRGAFTGGNDKVKNCFRVSSRGRSKAHPYSLQANDSFSKQQWITCLRQAIVQSRDRTAQTSQSQLSPPPDPALYHIAELSLSSDTEMTDHTSR, from the exons atggaAGTGGATGAAATGGGTGAAACAAGGACTTCCTG GTCTGCGGTGCCTGCCGGGACGCACACCATCCTCTGTGACCATGCTGCG aagagaaaacaagacCCGGCTCCTGAACCTGTGATCAGAATCACAGAG gatgaagaggaggaggaggaggaggaggagggcgaaaTGATGTGCGACCACATGAAGGATTCAGAA GAGCCCAGTACTAAAAGGGTCAAACCTGTGGCCAAGTCCAACAGCCTAACAGGTGTCATAACCCCGACAAAGACCCCTGCTCTGAAACGCATCGGACAGTCCATTTCG CGGTCTATTAGTTTTCGCACAGAGGCTCGACCTTTGCCCCCGACTCCCCTGCGCTCGAGAGCGAAGCCCTCGTCGTTTCCACGCCGGCGCAACAGCCAATGCTGGAGTGACACCGTGGAGAGCCATGACCTCACTGCAAAGGAGATCAAACGTCAAGAG GTTATCTACGAGCTGACTCAGGGAGAGCGGCAGCTGATCGAGGACCTCAGTCTGGTTAAGAAG GTTTACTATGAGCCCATGCTGAAGTTGGAAATCATGACAGAGAGTGAACTTGGACAGATCTTTGGAACACTGGactccctcatccctctccacGAAG ATCTCCTGAGTCGTCTGGAGCGGCTGAGGGGATCGGAGAAGACGGTCGGACAGGTGGGGCCCACTCTGTTGCACTGG TTCCCTTGCCTGGAGGCCTACGTCACATACTGCTGTAACCAAGTGGGGGCCAAAGCCCTGCTGGACCAGAAGAAGCACGAGAAGAGAGTGGAGCACTTCCTGCGCTTGTGCCAAGAGTCCTCGTTCAGCAGGAAGCTGGACCTGTGGAACTTTCTGGATCTCCCCCGGAGCCGTTTGGTCAAATACCCGCTGCTGCTGAAAGAGATACAGAAGTGCACGCCTCCAGATCACCCTGACGAGGACACGTTGCCCGATGCC TTGGAGCTCGTCCAGAGCATCGTGGCCGAGGTGAACAAGAAGACCGGGGAGGCTGAGTGTCAGTTCTACAGGCGGGGTCTCACATACCTGGAAGAGAGCCAGAGGCTGCCGGAGATCCGGCAGTCACGCTTCCTCTTCTGCCATGGAGAGCTCAAGAACAACAAGGGCCAG CGGCTGCATGTGTTCCTGTTTGAGTTGGCTCTGGTGCTGACCAGACcgggggaggacagagagggaggccaGTTGTTCCATGTGTACAGACAGCCTCTTCCCAATGCCTTGATAAATCTGGAAGAGATCCCAGACGGGGAGCCGGCTGGAGGTGGCACCTTCAGAGGAGCCTTCACTGGGGGGAATGATAAAg TGAAGAACTGTTTCCgtgtgagcagcagagggcgctcCAAAGCTCACCCCTACAGCCTGCAGGCCAACGACTCCTTCAGCAAGCAGCAGTGGATCACCTGCCTGCGCCAGGCCATTGTCCAGTCACGGGACCGCACTGCTCAGACCAGCCAGTCGCAGCTCTCCCCTCCGCCCGATCCCGCCCTGTATCACATCGCTGAGCTCAGCCTCAGCTCGGACACAGAAATGACAGACCACACCAGTCGCTGA
- the uba1 gene encoding ubiquitin-like modifier-activating enzyme 1, whose protein sequence is MSSSPLSKKRRLSGTETKTGSHCSSSNSVRTDLSHTPANGMAKNGNDAEIDEGLYSRQLYVLGHEAMKRMQNSNVLVSGMRGLGVEIAKNVILGGVRSVTVHDHGVAEWRDLSSQFYLREEDLGKNRAEVSQPRLAELNSYVPVTAYTGALADDYLTKFQVVVLTNSTLEEQQQVGDLCHSKGIKLVVADTRGLFGQLFCDFGEEMIVFDTNGEQPLSAMISMITKDNQGVVTCLDEARHGFESGDFVTFTEVQGMTELNGCQPVEIKVLGPYTFSICDTAGFTDYVRGGIVSQVKMPKKIAFKSLSSSMAEPEFIMTDFAKFDRPGQLHVGFQAIHAFQKKHNHLPAPWSQTDGDELLTLAKEVNSAQTGSAKVEQLDEALIKKLSFVGAGDLAPVNAFIGGLAAQEVMKACTGKFMPIMQWLYFDALECLAEEEGVILTEEECAPRNCRYDGQIAVFGTKLQDMLGKQRYFLVGAGAIGCELLKNFAMIGLAGGEGEVIVTDMDTIEKSNLNRQFLFRPSDVTKMKSDTAAAAVKQMNPSIRITGHQNRVGPDTERVYDDDFFESLHGVANALDNVDARMYMDRRCVYYRKPLLESGTLGTKGNVQVVIPFLTESYSSSQDPPEKSIPICTLKNFPNAIEHTLQWARDEFEGLFKQPPENAMQYLQDPKFMERTLKLPGAQPVEVLEAVFKSLVTDCPHSWAACVAWARNHWQCQYSNNIRQLLHNFPPDQLTSSGAPFWSGPKRCPHPLEFSTSNELHMDYIVAAANLFAQTYGVQGSTDRAGVVKILQEVKVPTFTPRSGVKIHVSDQELQNSNSSVDDSRLDELKVQLPSPETSQFKLCSIDFEKDDDTNFHMDFIVASSNLRAENYDIPPTDRHKSKLIAGKIIPAIATTTAAVVGLVCLELIKIVQGHKKLESFKNGFMNLALPFFAFSEPIAAPKHKYYEIDWTLWDRFEVTGLQPSGEEMTLRQFLDYFKNEQKLEITMLSQGVSMLYSFFMPAAKLKERLDLPMTEIVTKVSKKKLGKHVKALVFELCCNDLSDEDVEVPYVRYTIR, encoded by the exons ATGTCCAGCTCGCCGCTGTCCAAGAAGCGTCGCTTGTCAGGAACAGAGACGAAGACGGGatcccactgctcctcctctaACTCTGTCAGAACTGATCTGTCCCACACACCTGCCAAC GGCATGGCTAAGAATGGCAATGATGCTGAGATTGATGAAGGCCTGTACTCCAGACAACT TTACGTGTTGGGCCATGAAGCTATGAAGCGCATGCAGAACTCCAATGTCCTTGTCTCTGGTATGAGAGGTCTTGGAGTGGAGATTGCCAAGAATGTCATCCTGGGTGGAGTTAGAAGTGTCACTGTACATGATCATGGAGTTGCAGAATGGAGAGACCTGTCCTCTCAG TTTTACCTCCGGGAGGAAGATCTGGGGAAGAACAGGGCAGAGGTGAGCCAGCCACGCTTGGCTGAGCTCAATAGCTATGTTCCTGTGACCGCCTACACCGGAGCACTCGCCGATGACTACCTGACCAAATTCCAG GTGGTAGTACTGACTAACTCAactctggaggagcagcagcaagtGGGGGATCTCTGCCACAGCAAAGGGATCAAGCTGGTCGTCGCCGACACCCGTGGTCTGTTTGG CCAGCTTTTCTGTGACTTTGGTGAAGAGATGATTGTGTTTGACACCAATGGAGAGCAGCCGCTAAGTGCCATGATTTCCATGATCACCAAG GACAATCAAGGGGTTGTGACATGTCTGGATGAGGCTCGTCATGGCTTTGAGAGCGGAGACTTTGTCACTTTCACAGAGGTTCAGGGTATGACAGAGCTCAATGGCTGCCAGCCAGTGGAAATCAAAGTGCTGG GTCCTTACACCTTCAGCATCTGTGACACAGCTGGCTTTACAGATTATGTGAGAGGAGGAATTGTCTCCCAGGTCAAGATGCCCAAGAAGATTGCTTTT aaatccctctcttcctccatggCTGAGCCAGAGTTCATTATGACAGACTTTGCCAAGTTTGACCGTCCAGGGCAGCTGCATGTGGGCTTCCAGGCTATCCATGCCTTCCAGAAGAAACACAACCACCTTCCTGCGCCCTGGAGCCAG ACTGATGGTGATGAGCTGTTGACATTAGCCAAGGAGGTGAACTCTGCCCAGACGGGGTCCGCCAAAGTGGAGCAGCTGGACGAAGCGCTTATCAAAAAGTTGTCATTTGTCGGTGCTGGTGATCTGGCCCCTGTTAATGCCTTCATTGGGGGTCTGGcagcacaggaagtgatgaag GCATGCACAGGAAAATTTATGCCAATTATGCAGTGGCTGTACTTTGATGCCCTGGAATGTCTGGCCGAAGAGGAAGGAGTCATCCTCACCGAGGAAGAGTGCGCCCCT AGGAACTGTCGTTACGATGGGCAGATTGCAGTGTTTGGCACCAAGCTGCAGGATATGCTTGGCAAGCAGCGCTACTTCCTG GTTGGAGCCGGTGCTATTGGCTGTGAGCTGTTGAAGAACTTTGCCATGATCGGACTGGCTGGTGGAGAGGGCGAGGTCATTGTGACGGACATGGACACCATCGAGAAGTCCAACCTCAACAGACAGTTCCTCTTCAGACCCTCAGACGTCACG aaaatgaagagcGATACTGCAGCGGCGGCAGTGAAGCAGATGAACCCTTCGATCAGGATCACAGGTCACCAAAACAGAGTGGGCCCCGACACAGAGAGGGTCTACGACGACGACTTCTTTGAAAGCCTCCACGGAGTGGCCAACGCACTGGACAACGTTGACGCAC GTATGTACATGGACCGGAGGTGTGTGTACTACCGTAAACCCTTACTGGAGTCTGGTACTCTGGGTACCAAAGGCAATGTCCAGGTCGTGATCCCCTTCCTCACAGAGTCGTACAGCTCCAGCCAAGACCCGCCAGAGAAGTCCATCCCCATCTGCACCCTGAAGAACTTCCCGAATGCTAttgaacacacactgcag TGGGCCCGTGATGAGTTCGAGGGATTATTCAAACAGCCACCAGAGAACGCTATGCAGTACCTTCA AGATCCCAAGTTCATGGAGCGCACTCTGAAGCTTCCCGGAGCTCAGCCCGTGGAGGTGCTGGAGGCCGTCTTCAAGAGTTTGGTCACAGACTGCCCCCACAGCTGGGCTGCCTGTGTAGCCTGGGCACGCAACCACTGGCAGTGCCAATACAGCAACAACATCCGCCAGCTACTGCACAACTTCCCCCCAGATCAG CTCACCAGCTCTGGTGCCCCCTTCTGGTCCGGCCCTAAGAGGTGTCCCCACCCCCTAGAATTCAGCACTAGCAAC GAGCTGCACATGGATTATATCGTGGCAGCAGCCAACCTGTTTGCTCAGACGTACGGCGTACAAGGCAGCACCGACCGCGCGGGTGTAGTCAAGATCTTGCAGGAGGTTAAGGTGCCGACCTTTACCCCTCGTTCAGGGGTTAAAATCCACGTCTCGGATCAGGAGCTGCAGAACAGTAACTCCTCTGTTG ATGACTCGAGACTGGACGAGCTGAAGGTCCAGCTGCCTTCCCCCGAGACTTCCCAGTTCAAACTCTGCTCCATCGACTTTGAGAAG GATGATGACACAAACTTCCACATGGACTTCATTGTGGCATCGTCCAACCTGAGAGCGGAGAACTACGACATTCccccaacagacagacacaag AGCAAGCTGATAGCCGGCAAGATCATTCCTGCCATCGCCACCACCACAGCTGCAGTGGTGGGCCTGGTGTGCCTGGAGCTCATCAAGATAGTCCAGGGTCACAAGAAGCTGGAGTCGTTCAAGAATGGCTTCATGAACTTGGCCCTGCCTTTCTTTGCCTTCTCAGAACCCATTGCTGCTCCCAAACACAAG TACTACGAGATTGATTGGACATTGTGGGATCGCTTCGAGGTGACGGGGCTGCAGCCCAGTGGGGAGGAGATGACACTCCGACAGTTCTTGGACTACTTTAAA AACGAGCAGAAGTTGGAGATCACCATGCTTTCTCAGGGAGTGTCCATGCTCTATTCCTTCTTCATGCCTGCTGCCAAACTCAAAGAGAGACTGGACCTGCC GATGACGGAGATTGTGACTAAGGTGTCCAAAAAGAAGCTGGGCAAGCACGTGAAAGCCCTCGTGTTTGAGCTCTGCTGTAACGACCTGTCGGATGAAGACGTGGAAGTGCCCTATGTCAGATACACCATCCGCTGA
- the arhgef3l gene encoding rho guanine nucleotide exchange factor (GEF) 3, like isoform X3 yields the protein MRTFCSAVQPQPLCERTDRQILDEEEEEEEEEGEMMCDHMKDSEEPSTKRVKPVAKSNSLTGVITPTKTPALKRIGQSISRSISFRTEARPLPPTPLRSRAKPSSFPRRRNSQCWSDTVESHDLTAKEIKRQEVIYELTQGERQLIEDLSLVKKVYYEPMLKLEIMTESELGQIFGTLDSLIPLHEDLLSRLERLRGSEKTVGQVGPTLLHWFPCLEAYVTYCCNQVGAKALLDQKKHEKRVEHFLRLCQESSFSRKLDLWNFLDLPRSRLVKYPLLLKEIQKCTPPDHPDEDTLPDALELVQSIVAEVNKKTGEAECQFYRRGLTYLEESQRLPEIRQSRFLFCHGELKNNKGQRLHVFLFELALVLTRPGEDREGGQLFHVYRQPLPNALINLEEIPDGEPAGGGTFRGAFTGGNDKVKNCFRVSSRGRSKAHPYSLQANDSFSKQQWITCLRQAIVQSRDRTAQTSQSQLSPPPDPALYHIAELSLSSDTEMTDHTSR from the exons ATGCGAACATTTTGTTCAGCGGTGCAGCCACAACCTCTCTGTGAACGCACAGACCGTCAGATCTTG gatgaagaggaggaggaggaggaggaggagggcgaaaTGATGTGCGACCACATGAAGGATTCAGAA GAGCCCAGTACTAAAAGGGTCAAACCTGTGGCCAAGTCCAACAGCCTAACAGGTGTCATAACCCCGACAAAGACCCCTGCTCTGAAACGCATCGGACAGTCCATTTCG CGGTCTATTAGTTTTCGCACAGAGGCTCGACCTTTGCCCCCGACTCCCCTGCGCTCGAGAGCGAAGCCCTCGTCGTTTCCACGCCGGCGCAACAGCCAATGCTGGAGTGACACCGTGGAGAGCCATGACCTCACTGCAAAGGAGATCAAACGTCAAGAG GTTATCTACGAGCTGACTCAGGGAGAGCGGCAGCTGATCGAGGACCTCAGTCTGGTTAAGAAG GTTTACTATGAGCCCATGCTGAAGTTGGAAATCATGACAGAGAGTGAACTTGGACAGATCTTTGGAACACTGGactccctcatccctctccacGAAG ATCTCCTGAGTCGTCTGGAGCGGCTGAGGGGATCGGAGAAGACGGTCGGACAGGTGGGGCCCACTCTGTTGCACTGG TTCCCTTGCCTGGAGGCCTACGTCACATACTGCTGTAACCAAGTGGGGGCCAAAGCCCTGCTGGACCAGAAGAAGCACGAGAAGAGAGTGGAGCACTTCCTGCGCTTGTGCCAAGAGTCCTCGTTCAGCAGGAAGCTGGACCTGTGGAACTTTCTGGATCTCCCCCGGAGCCGTTTGGTCAAATACCCGCTGCTGCTGAAAGAGATACAGAAGTGCACGCCTCCAGATCACCCTGACGAGGACACGTTGCCCGATGCC TTGGAGCTCGTCCAGAGCATCGTGGCCGAGGTGAACAAGAAGACCGGGGAGGCTGAGTGTCAGTTCTACAGGCGGGGTCTCACATACCTGGAAGAGAGCCAGAGGCTGCCGGAGATCCGGCAGTCACGCTTCCTCTTCTGCCATGGAGAGCTCAAGAACAACAAGGGCCAG CGGCTGCATGTGTTCCTGTTTGAGTTGGCTCTGGTGCTGACCAGACcgggggaggacagagagggaggccaGTTGTTCCATGTGTACAGACAGCCTCTTCCCAATGCCTTGATAAATCTGGAAGAGATCCCAGACGGGGAGCCGGCTGGAGGTGGCACCTTCAGAGGAGCCTTCACTGGGGGGAATGATAAAg TGAAGAACTGTTTCCgtgtgagcagcagagggcgctcCAAAGCTCACCCCTACAGCCTGCAGGCCAACGACTCCTTCAGCAAGCAGCAGTGGATCACCTGCCTGCGCCAGGCCATTGTCCAGTCACGGGACCGCACTGCTCAGACCAGCCAGTCGCAGCTCTCCCCTCCGCCCGATCCCGCCCTGTATCACATCGCTGAGCTCAGCCTCAGCTCGGACACAGAAATGACAGACCACACCAGTCGCTGA